From the genome of Methanobrevibacter millerae, one region includes:
- the hypE gene encoding hydrogenase expression/formation protein HypE — translation MSDDKINMNHGAGGEVMANLIASTVLDNITKKSVNGGISLDALDDGASIPIGDYEIVMTTDGHTIDPLFFPGGDIGRISAAGTINDVSVMGAKPLAISNAIIMQEGFPIEDLDRIMKSLNETCEEVDVAVITGDTKVMPQDKLEGIVMVTTGIGIAKKGEVIRDSTLEVGDKIIVTGSLGDHGMSLMSFREGFGFDTDLKSDVAPMWNIIKKALDVGGVTAMKDPTRGGFANAINEMASKSGNGIVLEQDAIPIREEVHAVSEMLGIDPFEVANEGKVVMGVKADKAEEVLEAIKGEKYGENAAIIGEVVEGEYVIVNTPIGGERILEAPIADPVPRVC, via the coding sequence ATGTCAGACGATAAAATAAATATGAATCATGGTGCTGGTGGAGAGGTAATGGCTAATCTGATTGCCTCCACAGTATTGGACAACATTACAAAAAAGAGCGTTAATGGCGGAATCAGTTTAGATGCTTTAGATGACGGTGCATCTATTCCTATTGGCGATTATGAAATTGTTATGACTACAGACGGTCATACGATTGATCCTTTATTCTTCCCCGGTGGAGATATCGGTAGAATTTCAGCAGCAGGAACGATAAATGACGTTTCTGTTATGGGCGCAAAGCCGCTGGCTATTTCAAACGCAATAATCATGCAGGAAGGATTTCCAATAGAAGATTTGGACAGGATAATGAAATCCTTAAATGAAACCTGCGAGGAAGTTGACGTTGCAGTAATTACCGGCGATACAAAGGTAATGCCTCAGGACAAGCTTGAAGGCATTGTCATGGTCACGACAGGTATCGGAATAGCCAAAAAAGGTGAGGTAATCCGGGATTCTACCCTTGAAGTTGGGGATAAAATCATTGTTACTGGTAGCTTGGGCGACCATGGAATGAGCCTTATGTCTTTCAGGGAAGGCTTCGGCTTCGATACCGACTTGAAGTCTGATGTGGCTCCGATGTGGAACATAATCAAAAAGGCATTGGATGTCGGCGGAGTTACGGCCATGAAAGACCCTACTCGTGGTGGTTTTGCCAACGCAATTAATGAAATGGCTTCCAAATCCGGAAACGGAATCGTTCTCGAACAGGACGCAATTCCAATAAGGGAGGAAGTGCATGCGGTTTCTGAAATGCTGGGCATCGATCCGTTTGAAGTGGCCAATGAAGGAAAGGTTGTAATGGGCGTAAAGGCCGACAAGGCCGAAGAAGTCCTTGAAGCAATCAAAGGCGAAAAGTATGGTGAAAATGCAGCCATCATTGGCGAGGTTGTTGAGGGAGAGTATGTTATTGTCAATACTCCAATCGGCGGAGAACGTATTTTAGAGGCTCCTATTGCCGATCCAGTTCCTAGAGTTTGTTGA
- a CDS encoding RDD family protein, with product MATVFTRRVIAYVIDFFVVSAFMWIISYLLSLFVNPNNYYSVYMYFPFVVPVLGLIYFICLEKMKGATVGKALMYLRVISRNGNRISWIQAIIRNLTKVFWFPVIFDWAIGRILGRKDRILGLFTKTIVVNEIE from the coding sequence ATGGCGACTGTATTTACAAGAAGGGTAATTGCATATGTTATAGATTTCTTTGTCGTATCCGCATTCATGTGGATTATTTCTTATCTGTTATCTTTATTCGTAAATCCGAACAATTACTATTCGGTTTATATGTATTTCCCATTTGTTGTTCCTGTTTTAGGTTTAATCTATTTCATATGTCTTGAAAAGATGAAAGGAGCTACCGTCGGAAAGGCTTTAATGTATCTGCGTGTCATTTCCAGAAACGGTAATAGAATTTCATGGATTCAGGCCATAATCAGAAACCTGACCAAGGTTTTCTGGTTCCCGGTAATCTTTGACTGGGCTATAGGCAGAATTTTAGGACGCAAAGACAGGATTTTAGGGTTGTTTACCAAGACAATCGTTGTAAACGAAATTGAATAG
- a CDS encoding DUF6398 domain-containing protein, with amino-acid sequence MKDENTKEREEHIIELVSSFCDDNLNDEYKELCIKLVKKLARKHDVPFKRGKVEIWASAIVYAIGQINFLFDKSFEPYKTPDDICSYFNTKKSTVSNKAHDIREMCDLGHFDEEFSTCDTMESLPTFTFDENGFMVAHTPMDDYLDEAYELFDDGKIDEAISMLDDIDKDNHEYEKALFFKSFFLNASGTKDKSSEAFNAFLSEFNENVDIKSIVNGEIDENNPEELFQEALFHNNIGNYDKAIHYYDLYLKILPNQTEVLNKKANVLIELKEYKEALDVIDKALKIDSKNDELWTTKGITLYQLHKNKKSMKCLDKALKINPNNSTALSQKGIIYFERNQYKSAIKCYDKAIEIDPEEIILYTNLANMYMDLDDNEKVEKCFSEAEKINPKDIGLLCEKGEYFLMEERFEEAIECYDKCLEIDSKNVDALLHKSMALAQLDREDDFEECMAKIMMINPLLLADLEEEFR; translated from the coding sequence ATGAAAGATGAAAATACAAAGGAAAGAGAAGAACATATTATCGAGCTGGTCTCATCATTCTGTGATGATAATTTAAATGATGAATATAAGGAATTATGCATCAAGCTGGTTAAAAAACTTGCAAGAAAGCATGATGTACCTTTCAAAAGGGGAAAAGTGGAAATCTGGGCAAGTGCTATAGTATATGCAATCGGTCAAATCAATTTCCTTTTTGACAAGTCATTCGAGCCATATAAAACTCCCGATGACATCTGCAGCTATTTCAACACCAAGAAGTCAACCGTTTCAAACAAAGCACATGATATTAGGGAAATGTGTGATTTAGGACATTTCGATGAGGAGTTTTCAACCTGTGATACCATGGAAAGCCTGCCTACATTCACATTTGATGAAAACGGTTTCATGGTTGCCCATACCCCGATGGATGACTATTTGGATGAAGCCTATGAATTGTTTGATGATGGAAAAATCGATGAAGCCATCTCAATGCTGGATGATATTGATAAGGACAATCATGAATATGAAAAAGCATTATTCTTCAAATCCTTCTTCCTAAATGCCTCTGGGACTAAAGATAAATCTTCAGAAGCATTCAATGCCTTTTTGTCTGAATTTAATGAAAATGTGGACATAAAAAGCATAGTAAATGGAGAAATTGATGAGAATAATCCGGAAGAGCTGTTTCAGGAAGCTTTATTCCATAATAATATCGGCAATTATGATAAGGCTATTCACTACTATGATTTATATTTGAAAATTTTGCCTAATCAAACTGAAGTATTGAATAAAAAAGCCAACGTTTTAATTGAATTAAAAGAATATAAAGAAGCATTAGATGTCATTGATAAAGCATTGAAAATTGATTCGAAAAATGATGAATTATGGACTACAAAAGGCATTACTTTATATCAATTACATAAAAATAAAAAATCAATGAAATGTTTAGATAAAGCATTAAAGATTAATCCAAATAATAGTACCGCATTGTCACAAAAAGGAATAATCTATTTTGAAAGAAATCAGTATAAAAGTGCAATTAAATGCTATGATAAAGCTATTGAGATTGATCCTGAAGAAATAATCCTATATACTAATTTAGCAAATATGTATATGGATTTAGATGATAATGAAAAAGTGGAAAAATGTTTCAGTGAAGCTGAAAAGATAAATCCCAAAGACATAGGACTATTATGTGAAAAAGGAGAATATTTCTTAATGGAAGAAAGATTCGAAGAGGCCATTGAATGTTATGATAAATGCCTGGAAATAGATAGTAAAAATGTAGATGCATTATTGCATAAATCAATGGCTCTGGCACAGCTTGACAGAGAGGACGATTTTGAAGAGTGCATGGCTAAAATAATGATGATTAATCCCCTTTTATTAGCAGATTTGGAAGAAGAATTCAGATAG
- a CDS encoding DEAD/DEAH box helicase: MNFDDLNINEDIKSAIDKMGFKELTPIQSKAIPDTLKGRDVIGQAQTGSGKTLAFAIPILNKIFIPDTSPQAIVLCPTRELCVQVAEEIKKLSKDMDKVKVLAVYGGQAIGRQIRALNKGVHIVVGTPGRVIDHINRGTLDLIGVETVVLDEADEMLDMGFREDIELILRYTPKQRQTLLYSATMPGEIKKLTKLYQKNPRFIKISDTKETIPKIKQFYFKSDDRDKIDDLCKIIEYWDFSLWLIFCNTRRRVDFVYRNLKREGFQVDSIHGDMTQKVRDKVMNKFRNGNINILVASDIAARGIDVSEVEVVVNYDIPQNPEDYIHRIGRTARAGSSGYAFNIVASYESHDLVKIRKKYNLYIKEKKVPTFAEIERKKNKKVMDEVKNLIENNDLSDYVSVVESSKMDCIEIAAALLKMMREK, encoded by the coding sequence ATGAATTTTGATGATTTAAATATAAATGAGGATATAAAATCAGCCATTGATAAAATGGGTTTCAAAGAACTGACTCCCATTCAAAGCAAGGCCATTCCTGATACCTTAAAGGGCAGGGATGTTATAGGCCAGGCTCAGACAGGTTCGGGAAAGACGCTGGCCTTTGCAATACCGATATTGAACAAGATTTTCATACCTGATACATCACCTCAGGCCATTGTCCTTTGTCCGACAAGGGAGCTGTGCGTTCAGGTCGCCGAAGAGATAAAGAAACTGTCTAAGGATATGGATAAGGTAAAGGTGCTTGCAGTCTACGGCGGGCAGGCAATAGGAAGACAGATTCGCGCTCTGAACAAGGGAGTCCATATAGTTGTCGGAACCCCGGGCCGTGTAATAGACCACATCAACAGGGGAACGCTTGATTTAATCGGCGTTGAAACGGTGGTTTTAGATGAAGCCGATGAGATGCTTGACATGGGATTTCGTGAAGACATTGAGCTGATATTAAGGTATACTCCAAAGCAAAGGCAGACCTTGCTTTATTCGGCTACGATGCCCGGCGAGATCAAGAAATTAACTAAGTTATATCAGAAAAATCCCCGATTCATCAAGATTTCAGATACGAAAGAAACCATCCCCAAAATCAAGCAGTTCTACTTTAAAAGCGATGACAGAGATAAAATCGATGACTTGTGTAAGATAATCGAGTACTGGGATTTCAGCTTATGGCTTATCTTCTGCAATACGAGGCGCAGAGTCGATTTCGTCTACAGGAATTTAAAGCGTGAGGGCTTTCAGGTGGACAGCATTCACGGCGACATGACCCAGAAGGTTCGTGACAAGGTAATGAACAAGTTCAGAAACGGAAACATCAATATTCTGGTTGCAAGCGACATTGCAGCCCGTGGAATCGACGTAAGCGAAGTGGAGGTTGTCGTAAACTATGACATTCCCCAGAATCCTGAAGACTACATTCACAGAATCGGGCGCACAGCACGTGCCGGAAGTTCAGGATATGCCTTCAACATTGTGGCCAGCTACGAATCCCATGACCTGGTCAAGATAAGAAAAAAGTACAATTTATACATTAAGGAAAAGAAGGTTCCCACTTTCGCTGAAATCGAAAGGAAAAAGAATAAAAAGGTAATGGATGAAGTTAAAAATTTAATAGAAAACAATGATTTGAGCGATTACGTTTCCGTAGTTGAGTCATCCAAAATGGACTGCATTGAAATCGCCGCCGCACTGCTTAAAATGATGAGAGAAAAATGA
- a CDS encoding DUF7839 domain-containing protein, translating to MKAFKKRGALTHFQILSEISKNDPHLKQKDLAQTLGITIQAVSENIKTLIELGYITSKDGRSPYKITQAGIDKVKRDAISLRKYSDSVLETMNHYKTIWPAIAGEDLKKDDDVGLYMEDGILYAHKKEENATGIVLEDAESGYDVALTNLTGLIDMTVGEATVINLPTIKEGGSKVADFALIKDVYENGTKSGAKIDKIAVAGTISRVIADKLGLTVDIEFAAPQATANAARKGLNVLALCVGDMTKSFVRELEAEKIKYNIIDGRK from the coding sequence ATGAAAGCTTTTAAAAAAAGAGGTGCCCTGACTCACTTTCAAATTCTCAGTGAAATCTCAAAAAATGACCCTCATCTTAAACAGAAAGATTTGGCTCAGACTTTAGGAATCACAATACAGGCTGTTTCAGAAAATATCAAAACTTTAATCGAGTTAGGCTATATCACTTCAAAAGACGGTAGATCACCGTATAAGATTACCCAAGCGGGTATTGACAAAGTCAAAAGGGATGCGATAAGCTTAAGAAAATATTCAGATTCCGTTCTGGAGACCATGAATCATTACAAGACAATTTGGCCGGCAATAGCTGGTGAAGACTTGAAAAAGGATGATGATGTCGGTCTTTACATGGAAGACGGTATTTTATACGCACACAAAAAAGAAGAAAACGCAACAGGCATTGTTTTGGAGGATGCCGAAAGCGGATATGACGTTGCATTGACCAATCTCACCGGTCTGATTGACATGACTGTCGGAGAGGCCACGGTCATTAACCTGCCGACCATCAAGGAAGGCGGATCCAAAGTGGCTGATTTCGCACTGATTAAGGACGTCTATGAAAACGGCACTAAAAGCGGAGCGAAAATCGACAAGATAGCTGTTGCAGGTACAATTTCAAGAGTCATTGCAGATAAGCTCGGCTTGACCGTTGACATTGAATTTGCAGCTCCTCAGGCAACCGCAAATGCCGCAAGAAAAGGATTGAATGTCCTTGCATTGTGCGTCGGAGACATGACAAAGTCATTCGTTCGCGAGCTTGAAGCCGAAAAAATCAAATACAACATTATAGATGGAAGAAAATAA
- a CDS encoding single-stranded-DNA-specific exonuclease RecJ, translating into MEIPELMQKQYRQAKELIENSKSIKVYSHIDCDGICSGAILSTILDRLSKPHEIEFVNLDVLDNIELNHELTIFSDLGSGQLIDTKATENNSILILDHHPPLRDLDYKDDKDYTYLEINPIHHGIDGSYYVCGGGLCYFLAKEFGYSDLSWIGVLSAIGDMQNTSTGHFEGLNRIIQDDAINEGYLELIENDLNIYGRNTRELFIALSYFSDVKLPITNNQNEAKALLDELGIDSTLERVSPEEKDVLEKIGILCEESKNYTLTRQDRAILNGEIDAIRKAQALPSYLDKDEFMILYQIQQRIRRKTLSELTDAEKGKLYNALNRMILNEVPPRYHEHIPKILIGDSYTFLMEDPASFLRDGSEFSTAMNACGRNHEERIAMEVLKGDRDWALVELEEISRRHRYNLATSMEKVADGNNIIELENLQYFDGTGIKPEIVGTITGMILGFCNWRKPIIGFTQIEDSDGLKVSLRCSRFLSYDGIHFGKIIREVSGEVGGSGGGHAMACGAYIPLAKKDEFIQKFNISLNGKISM; encoded by the coding sequence ATGGAAATTCCTGAGCTGATGCAAAAGCAGTACAGGCAGGCAAAAGAGCTGATTGAAAATTCTAAAAGCATTAAAGTATATTCACACATCGACTGTGACGGAATCTGTTCTGGAGCAATCCTTTCAACGATTCTTGATCGATTAAGCAAGCCCCATGAAATCGAATTCGTCAACTTGGACGTTTTAGACAACATTGAATTAAATCATGAACTGACGATTTTTTCCGATTTGGGTTCAGGCCAGTTGATTGATACCAAAGCCACTGAAAACAACAGCATTCTGATTTTAGACCATCATCCTCCCTTAAGAGACTTAGATTATAAAGACGACAAGGACTACACTTACCTTGAAATCAATCCGATTCATCACGGCATCGACGGGTCATATTACGTATGCGGCGGAGGTTTGTGCTATTTTCTTGCAAAAGAATTTGGATATAGTGATTTAAGCTGGATTGGGGTTTTATCAGCAATCGGAGACATGCAGAACACAAGCACGGGACACTTTGAAGGATTGAACAGAATCATTCAGGATGACGCAATAAACGAAGGCTATTTGGAATTAATCGAAAATGACTTAAACATTTACGGGCGAAACACCAGGGAACTCTTCATCGCGTTATCATACTTCAGCGACGTCAAGCTGCCGATTACAAACAACCAGAATGAGGCAAAGGCCCTTCTTGATGAACTGGGCATTGACTCAACTCTTGAAAGGGTAAGCCCTGAAGAAAAGGACGTTTTGGAAAAAATCGGAATTTTATGTGAGGAATCCAAAAACTATACCTTAACAAGACAGGACAGGGCAATATTGAACGGCGAAATTGACGCAATCAGAAAGGCTCAGGCACTGCCGAGCTATCTGGACAAGGACGAATTCATGATTTTATACCAGATTCAGCAGAGAATCAGAAGAAAAACCTTATCCGAATTAACGGACGCTGAAAAGGGAAAGCTTTACAACGCCTTGAACAGGATGATTTTAAACGAGGTTCCTCCAAGGTATCACGAGCACATTCCAAAAATACTAATCGGTGACTCATATACGTTCCTGATGGAAGATCCTGCGAGCTTTTTAAGGGACGGTTCCGAGTTTTCAACGGCGATGAACGCATGCGGAAGAAACCATGAGGAAAGAATTGCCATGGAAGTATTGAAAGGCGACCGTGACTGGGCGCTCGTTGAGCTTGAGGAAATAAGCAGAAGGCACCGCTACAACCTCGCAACCTCAATGGAGAAAGTTGCAGACGGAAACAACATCATAGAGCTTGAAAACCTCCAGTACTTTGACGGAACGGGCATAAAACCTGAAATAGTCGGAACCATTACCGGAATGATTTTAGGATTCTGCAACTGGAGAAAGCCGATTATCGGATTTACACAGATTGAGGACTCAGACGGGCTTAAGGTGTCTTTAAGATGTTCACGTTTCCTTTCTTATGACGGAATTCACTTCGGAAAGATTATCCGGGAAGTTTCAGGTGAAGTCGGAGGAAGCGGAGGGGGACACGCCATGGCATGCGGCGCATACATACCTCTTGCAAAAAAGGATGAGTTTATCCAAAAGTTTAATATATCATTAAATGGAAAAATATCAATGTAA
- a CDS encoding signal recognition particle subunit SRP19/SEC65 family protein produces the protein MITIWPQYLDKDLSLSQGRKVSKEIAVSSPTLSEIERALKRLGFTYTLDKERAYPGKWYEKSGRALVEYEGTKLELLKEVSLKIAEIRK, from the coding sequence ATGATTACTATATGGCCACAATATTTAGATAAGGACCTGAGTTTATCCCAGGGAAGAAAAGTATCAAAGGAAATTGCCGTTTCAAGCCCTACGCTATCCGAAATCGAAAGAGCCTTAAAAAGACTGGGCTTTACATACACTCTCGATAAGGAAAGAGCGTATCCTGGCAAATGGTATGAGAAATCAGGCCGTGCCCTTGTGGAGTATGAAGGCACAAAGCTTGAGCTTCTAAAAGAGGTCAGCTTGAAGATTGCTGAAATCAGGAAATGA
- the glf gene encoding UDP-galactopyranose mutase, translating to MEFDYVIVGAGLSGLTLAERIANELDEKVLIIEKRDHIGGNVYDYYQNDILIQKYGPHIFHTKEKKVYDYLSQFTEWIDYEHRVLSCVDGKLVPMPICIDTLNALYDLDLDENSMQEWIDEHKEDIKEIKSSEDVVLANAGRDIYNKLFKNYTEKQWGTSAANLSSDVISRIPFRFNHDDRYFEDAYQGMPKDGFTKMCERMIESDNIHVGLKSDYKDYIDRIKYDKKLIYTGPIDYFYDYKYGELLYRCLNFVWEIVDEDSYQEVAVVNYPNDPYFTRITEFKKLTSQKIDGKTAIMREYPGFNGEKCYPYPTQEYLDKFKLYEAEMEKEENVIFAGRLAKYKYYNMDLVVKDALEIFEKEIK from the coding sequence ATGGAATTTGATTATGTTATAGTTGGAGCAGGTCTTTCAGGCCTTACCTTAGCCGAAAGGATTGCCAATGAACTGGATGAAAAGGTACTTATAATCGAAAAAAGAGACCACATAGGCGGAAACGTTTATGATTACTATCAAAATGATATTCTAATTCAAAAATACGGACCGCACATCTTCCACACAAAAGAAAAGAAAGTTTACGATTACCTCTCACAGTTTACCGAATGGATCGACTATGAGCACAGGGTCTTAAGCTGCGTTGACGGAAAGCTCGTCCCTATGCCAATCTGTATTGATACTTTAAATGCATTATATGATTTGGATTTGGATGAAAACTCCATGCAGGAATGGATTGACGAGCACAAGGAAGACATTAAAGAGATTAAGTCATCTGAAGACGTCGTTTTAGCAAATGCCGGAAGGGACATTTACAATAAATTGTTTAAAAACTACACTGAAAAGCAGTGGGGAACATCAGCGGCCAACCTAAGCTCTGACGTTATATCAAGGATTCCCTTCAGGTTCAATCATGACGACAGGTATTTTGAAGACGCCTATCAGGGAATGCCCAAAGACGGATTTACAAAAATGTGCGAGCGCATGATCGAATCGGACAATATCCATGTCGGGCTCAAGTCAGACTATAAAGACTACATCGATAGAATCAAATACGATAAGAAATTAATCTACACCGGTCCTATCGATTACTTTTACGATTACAAGTATGGAGAGCTCTTATACAGATGCCTGAACTTTGTCTGGGAAATCGTTGATGAGGATTCCTATCAGGAAGTTGCAGTCGTCAACTATCCGAATGACCCGTACTTTACGCGCATTACCGAGTTTAAAAAGCTCACCTCACAAAAGATTGACGGCAAAACCGCTATCATGCGTGAATATCCCGGTTTTAACGGTGAGAAATGTTATCCTTATCCTACACAGGAATATCTGGATAAGTTTAAATTATACGAAGCAGAAATGGAAAAAGAGGAAAACGTTATCTTTGCAGGCCGTCTGGCCAAATACAAATACTATAATATGGATTTGGTTGTAAAGGACGCACTGGAAATATTTGAAAAGGAGATTAAATAA
- a CDS encoding glycosyltransferase yields the protein MEDKISIILPIFNVGDHLRGGIDSLINQTIGNENLEIIMVNDCSTDGSDKIIDEYAEKYDCCIAIHHEQNSGAAYTPRNTGIEACTGDYIMFLDPDDRYTPDSCETLYNAVKENDADMAFARFRRIFEYGGYVQKSYSPYEDDLEHAYPDETFENPNFLNVSDFVWDNFIERILYGKDLEVTYKRDGPIDRIIIDNIEQEPDLLKMAPSVWSKIYKRELIMDNNIRFQPFISGDDMAFTLEALLNAKGIVYLNNFMCYDYYIRDLPDDKSITNTVNVRLLDELMESYIYCRKKTEGFSKDVKNVSVNPHLLHWMNTWKHSPFTKDENRLLLSKVNKLKKIHQTDMKTKMLLSSMTTALETAIYTSKA from the coding sequence ATGGAGGATAAGATAAGCATAATCCTGCCAATTTTTAATGTTGGAGACCACCTTAGAGGAGGAATCGACTCTTTAATAAATCAGACAATCGGAAATGAGAACTTGGAAATAATAATGGTCAATGACTGCTCAACGGACGGATCAGATAAAATCATTGACGAATACGCAGAAAAATACGACTGCTGCATTGCAATACATCATGAACAAAACTCTGGAGCGGCATACACGCCAAGAAATACCGGAATTGAAGCGTGCACCGGCGATTACATCATGTTTTTAGACCCGGACGACAGATACACTCCGGATTCCTGTGAAACCTTATACAATGCGGTCAAGGAAAACGATGCGGACATGGCCTTTGCAAGGTTCAGAAGAATATTCGAATACGGAGGATACGTCCAGAAGTCCTATTCACCGTATGAGGACGATTTGGAGCATGCCTATCCCGATGAGACCTTTGAAAACCCGAATTTCTTAAATGTATCTGACTTTGTATGGGACAACTTCATCGAAAGGATTCTCTACGGTAAAGACCTGGAAGTGACCTATAAAAGGGACGGTCCGATTGACAGAATCATAATCGACAATATAGAACAGGAACCTGATTTATTGAAAATGGCTCCTTCAGTATGGAGTAAAATCTATAAAAGAGAATTAATCATGGATAATAACATCCGTTTTCAGCCTTTCATTTCAGGTGACGACATGGCATTTACCCTGGAAGCCCTCCTAAACGCAAAGGGAATCGTTTATCTAAACAATTTCATGTGCTACGATTACTACATTAGGGATCTGCCTGACGACAAGTCAATTACCAATACCGTCAACGTCAGGCTGCTTGATGAATTAATGGAATCCTACATTTACTGCAGAAAGAAAACCGAAGGCTTTTCAAAGGATGTCAAGAACGTTTCGGTCAATCCCCATCTCCTGCACTGGATGAATACATGGAAGCATTCGCCGTTTACCAAGGATGAAAACAGGCTGCTTTTAAGCAAAGTAAACAAGCTTAAAAAGATTCACCAGACCGATATGAAAACAAAGATGCTTTTGTCTTCAATGACAACTGCACTGGAAACTGCAATTTACACTTCAAAGGCGTGA
- a CDS encoding uroporphyrinogen-III synthase — MTKKPVVAITRPADRAKKACEIVENLGGSAVLAPTLDLKPVNTDSLKELVKNKDSLDWIVFTSPTTIDSFNKFYPDFFNELECKVAVIGNKTGSLLKKEGIEPDLMPDDFTAEGLLEEFKKRNITRKVIGIPRTASARDTLPKGLEELGNEVILAEAYQSLFPMDDESVKDLINKIENGKIDAITFTSPLTVHNFFKISDDNEKIAELLSDNLLTVAIGPITANVLDEYNVTHIYPDTYTVPDMMELLFNSWRDSNGG, encoded by the coding sequence ATGACGAAAAAACCTGTTGTTGCAATTACAAGACCTGCTGACAGAGCTAAAAAAGCTTGTGAAATTGTAGAAAACTTAGGTGGAAGTGCAGTGCTTGCACCGACATTGGATTTAAAGCCTGTAAATACCGATTCATTAAAAGAACTGGTTAAAAACAAGGATTCACTGGACTGGATTGTCTTCACCTCTCCAACAACCATTGATTCCTTCAACAAATTCTACCCTGATTTCTTTAATGAACTGGAATGTAAAGTTGCCGTTATCGGAAATAAGACAGGTTCCTTGCTAAAAAAAGAGGGAATCGAACCTGATTTGATGCCTGATGACTTTACCGCCGAAGGCCTTCTTGAGGAGTTCAAGAAAAGAAACATTACAAGAAAAGTAATTGGCATTCCAAGGACTGCCTCTGCAAGGGACACTTTACCTAAAGGATTAGAGGAACTTGGAAACGAAGTGATTCTGGCTGAAGCCTATCAGTCACTCTTTCCGATGGACGATGAAAGCGTGAAGGATTTAATAAATAAAATCGAAAACGGAAAAATCGATGCGATTACTTTTACAAGCCCTCTGACGGTTCACAACTTCTTTAAGATATCCGACGACAATGAAAAAATAGCTGAATTGTTATCAGATAATCTTTTAACCGTTGCAATCGGCCCAATTACTGCCAATGTCCTTGATGAATACAACGTTACCCACATTTACCCTGACACTTACACTGTTCCCGATATGATGGAACTACTATTCAATAGCTGGAGAGATTCTAATGGAGGATAA
- a CDS encoding type II toxin-antitoxin system VapC family toxin translates to MIVLDTGFFKGLMDNRDRHHKEALKIEKYLRKHDERTLINTTILIETINWTAGTDISIKQLYNNLITDNKFVELSKKDYLESLKVNGWYGNNINYSDCTIINTMLNEHLNRIISFDGDFKKIKGFKVIDNIHTLKETLNVFKI, encoded by the coding sequence ATGATAGTTCTAGATACAGGATTTTTCAAAGGTTTGATGGATAATAGAGACAGACATCATAAAGAAGCATTAAAAATTGAAAAATATCTTAGAAAACATGATGAACGTACTTTAATTAATACTACTATTCTTATTGAAACAATAAACTGGACTGCTGGAACAGACATATCCATAAAACAACTTTATAATAATCTTATAACTGACAATAAATTCGTGGAATTATCAAAAAAGGATTATCTAGAATCTTTAAAAGTTAATGGATGGTATGGAAATAACATTAATTACAGCGATTGTACAATTATTAACACAATGTTGAATGAACATCTTAATAGAATCATTTCATTTGACGGGGATTTTAAAAAAATTAAAGGGTTTAAAGTGATTGATAATATCCACACTTTAAAGGAGACTTTAAATGTATTTAAAATATGA